AACAGTCATGTAAATATCGATAAAGAAATGAATCTTTATGAATTTAGGGGAAGTTTTTTTGATTCTTTATTACAAAATAATTTTATTGGTACTCCTACTGTTGTGTATAGATATGAGAATTATTCAAATTTTAGATTTCGTGAAGAATTTTTCAATGGAGAGGACCTGATATTCTGGCTTGATTTTTCTAAATTGAACGTAAAAGTAGTCTTTTCAACAAATATTGAGGTTTTTTGCGGAGAAGGTATAAACATTTGCGCAGGTGCTGGATGGGGAACATCAAATGCATTGAAGTTTGCACAAAATCAGATTAAAAAAAATAAGTATATTTTGAATGGTTTCACTCTAAATATAGATCAACGAACATTAATAAGAGGAAGGCTCAAGGAGGGAAGAGATTCCTTTCTGAAAGTATTGTTACATGAAATTGCAAATTCTCATAAAATTGACTTTAATACATTGTTAATACAATTGAAAATTGATTTTGGAACTTTTGTATTATTTTTACCAAACCTGTTGAGAATTATATACAACAAGTATGTTAACTAGTAAAACTTCAAGCACTAACAAAACAGCACCTGCTTTTTTTAAACAGCTCTTCATAAATAGTCGATCCTTTTCTACCGCAAATATCTAACTAATCTATTTAAATGCATAAAAAAAAAGTATTATTAATTTCCTATCATTTTCCTCCAAGTACTGAGGTCGGAGGAAAAAGAATTTTCAATTTTGCGAGAATACTACCTTTAAATGGATGGAACACATACGTATTAACTATTAAAGACCGCTATCTAAGTGCACTTGATACAGCGAAACTGAAAGACCTGGATATGGTAACAGTATTCAAAGCCGGCAGACTTCCAAATATTAAACAGGGTTACCTGCTATTAAAAGGGTTTTATTTAAAGAGGATCAAGAAGAGTGGAGTTACTCTGGACGAGCTTGAGGAATCGTTTGTTCATCCTGAATACGATACAATAGCCCAAAAGCTGAAAGACCTGGTAGAAATGTTATTTATTGGATTTCCGGATGAATATAGGACGTGGACAATACCGGCACTCTTCAAAGCTGTTAAGGAAATCAAGCGCAATAAGATTGATTGTATTGTCACCTCTTCTCCCCCAGTAACCTCTCATGTAGTTGGTCTTTTAGTGAAAAAGATTACAGGTGTTAAATGGATTGCTGACTTTCGAGATCCATGGTTAACACCGGTTGATTACACAAAACCAAGGCCGAGTAGATTATTGTATACTAAGATTGGCCTATGGATGGAACGTAAAATGATAGGTAACGCCGATAAGGTATTGACTACTACCAGGAGGCTTTGCAGTACTTACCAGGAATCATTTAAACAGCACCACCCGGACAAATTCATACATATCAGTAACGGGTTTGATAATGCACTGGTTTCCAGGTGTAATGGACTGAATAAATTCAGCACCTTTACTCTCTCTTACACTGGCACACTATATCATGGAAGAAGCCCGGAGGTGGTTTTTAAAGCTTTAAAAGAGTTAATTTCAGAGGGCAAGATCAATGCTGATGAAATGAGAATTAAGTTAATCGGAAACTGTAAATATCTGGACGGTTATTTGACATCTGAAATTGCCAAATCATATGGCCTTGACCATGTAGTGGATATTTCAGGTCAGGTACCTTATTTAAAGTCATTAGAAATTATCAAGAGAAGTCATTCAGCGCTGCTTTTGGCAGTAGATCAGCCTCTGCAGATACCCGCTAAAGTTTATGATTATATAGGTCTGGGAGTGACAATACTTACTTTGACCGGACAGGGAGAGACATCGGATTTGATTAAATCTACAGGAGTAGGGCAGGTTTTCAATTACTCAGATGTTGATGGAATTAAGGAGTTTTTGTATCAAGCTTTCAAAGAAAAGGATTTATTATCAACCCAGAGTTCTATTGAAGTTTTGTCAAAATATGATACAGGAAATATTGTAAAAGAATTAGCCCTCCTTCTTGAAAGAATAACATAGTTATTCCTGTTACCTTTGAATGCGGTAAAAGAGTGGCCAGTAGAGAATATGCTCAAGAACATAATACTTAAAATAAAAAGAAGAGAGAACTCTTTTTATGCTTCTCTCTATAAAATTGCCAACTTTCTTTTAAATTTCAATATTCCTTCTATTTCACTAGTACACCTTCCTCTTTACTATCTGGACAGTTTTACTAAGTCAACGATTAGATGGTTTATCAATGTGTTCTGGTCAGTCCCACTTTTCAGGGCAAGATGTGAAACGGTTGGCAGAGATTTGCGTTTACTGAATGGAATACCATATGTTATTGGAAACCATCTGAAAATATATATAGGAGACAATGTAAGGATTGGGAGAACAACCTTTGGGGCAAGTAAGGTATTTGATAGTCCGGTATTAAAGGTAGGAAACAATACCTATATTGGCTATGGTGTCACTATCAGTGTCGCGAAAGAAGTGATCATTGGTGACAATTGCATGATCGCTTCGTGTATCATCATGGATAGCGATGATCATCCTATTAGTCCGGAAAAAAGACTGTTAGGAATGCCTGTCGATAAAGTAGATGTTAAACCGGTAAGAATTGGAAATAATGTGTGGATTGGTAACGGCAGTATGGTCCTGAAAGGGGTAACCATCGGTGATAACTCAATTATAGCCGCTCATTCGGTTGTTACAAAAGACGTAATGGAAAACTGTGTATATGCGGGTAATCCTGCAGTTTTAAAGAAAAAAGATATAAATAAAGAAGAACAGATTTAAGAATTTCATTATTATGATAATCACAAAAAACAGTTTGTGATTATCTTAAGATATTTCTCACTTATTATATTCTCCAATGAAAAATATGACATCAGATAGATATCGGAGGCAAATAGACATTTCTGTTGTAATTCCTTTATTTAACGAAGAAGAGTCTCTACCTGTTTTGTACGAAAAGCTGAAAGGAGTGCTTGAAGAACTGTCAATTTCGTATGAAATTATCTTTGTTGATGATGGCAGTACTGATAATTCTTATGAAATTATCAGTAAAATTCAAAATAAGAACTCATGTGTCAAGACCATTAAGTTCAGAACAAACGCTGGTAAGGCAAAGGCTTTAAACAGGGGTTTTAAGGTAGCAGGCGGGAATATTGTCTTTACCATGGATGCGGACCTTCAGGATGACCCGGAAGAAATCCCCAATTTTCTGAGTAAGATTAATGAAGGTTATGATCTTGTGTCCGGTTGGAAGAAAAAAAGACATGATCCTCTTGAGAAGAGGCTTCCATCAAAGCTGTTTAATAAAATCACATCACTTTTTACCGGACTTAAATTACACGATTTCAACTGCGGATTTAAAGCATACAAACGTGAAATCCTTGATGAAATAAGTGTTTATGGTGAGCTTCACCGTTATATTCCTGCCCTTGCGCATTGGCAGGGATACCGTGTAGGAGAGATCCCCATAAAGCATCATCCTCGTAAATTCGGAGAATCCAAATACGGATTGAAACGTTATATCCGTGGCTTTTTCGATCTTTTTACCGTTGTATTACTGACAAAATATATAAGAACCCCGATATATCTATTTGGATTTACCGGATCATTATTTCTCACTGTCGGTTTTTTAATCCTATTTTTTATAACATACTTGCAAATTACATACGGTTCAATATTAGGGCATAGACCACTGTCCTACTTTGGTGTTTTATCTGTTCTTTTCGGTTCTCAATCCATTTCGTTAGGATTCCTCTCTGAAATGCTTGCTAATATATCACAAGCTAAGGGAGGGGGGGGGATAAGCATCAGGAATTATATTGGAGACAATCAAAAGGAGACCGGAGATGTAGATCTGTCAATAGTCGTTCCTCTTTACAATGAACGGGAAAGTATAAGCATCCTCCATAATTCATTAAAATTAAATCTGTCAAACAGCGGAAAGAATTACGAGATTGTTTTTGTCGATGATGGGAGCAATGATGGATCATTTGATATATTGATGGACATATACGGCAAAAATGATCGTATCAAGATTATACAGCTACGCAAGCGTTTTGGAAAGGCTTCGGCGCTTCAGGCAGGATTTAATTATTCAGTTGGAGAGATAATAATAACGATGGACGCGGACCTGCAGGACAGTCCTGGAGAGATTCATCATTTTATTAAAGAGATTGATAAGGGCTGTAACTTTGTCATT
This DNA window, taken from Candidatus Scalindua japonica, encodes the following:
- a CDS encoding glycosyltransferase family 2 protein gives rise to the protein MKNMTSDRYRRQIDISVVIPLFNEEESLPVLYEKLKGVLEELSISYEIIFVDDGSTDNSYEIISKIQNKNSCVKTIKFRTNAGKAKALNRGFKVAGGNIVFTMDADLQDDPEEIPNFLSKINEGYDLVSGWKKKRHDPLEKRLPSKLFNKITSLFTGLKLHDFNCGFKAYKREILDEISVYGELHRYIPALAHWQGYRVGEIPIKHHPRKFGESKYGLKRYIRGFFDLFTVVLLTKYIRTPIYLFGFTGSLFLTVGFLILFFITYLQITYGSILGHRPLSYFGVLSVLFGSQSISLGFLSEMLANISQAKGGGGISIRNYIGDNQKETGDVDLSIVVPLYNERESISILHNSLKLNLSNSGKNYEIVFVDDGSNDGSFDILMDIYGKNDRIKIIQLRKRFGKASALQAGFNYSVGEIIITMDADLQDSPGEIHHFIKEIDKGCNFVIGHRTEVPLFSLLSSAIFNKIVSLFSRVTFSDINCGLKAFKRSVIKDLRLYGELHRYFPILIARKGYKIEEIKVAHNPRQFGKSKYGITRIPKAFLDLFTIVLLTGFQGRPLHFFGGIGVSVGLVGLSINAYLCVLKFIEGNIGNHYTLLLMGVMLMVLGLQWFSAGILSELVNGIYEREFGEDIEG
- a CDS encoding glycosyltransferase, with amino-acid sequence MHKKKVLLISYHFPPSTEVGGKRIFNFARILPLNGWNTYVLTIKDRYLSALDTAKLKDLDMVTVFKAGRLPNIKQGYLLLKGFYLKRIKKSGVTLDELEESFVHPEYDTIAQKLKDLVEMLFIGFPDEYRTWTIPALFKAVKEIKRNKIDCIVTSSPPVTSHVVGLLVKKITGVKWIADFRDPWLTPVDYTKPRPSRLLYTKIGLWMERKMIGNADKVLTTTRRLCSTYQESFKQHHPDKFIHISNGFDNALVSRCNGLNKFSTFTLSYTGTLYHGRSPEVVFKALKELISEGKINADEMRIKLIGNCKYLDGYLTSEIAKSYGLDHVVDISGQVPYLKSLEIIKRSHSALLLAVDQPLQIPAKVYDYIGLGVTILTLTGQGETSDLIKSTGVGQVFNYSDVDGIKEFLYQAFKEKDLLSTQSSIEVLSKYDTGNIVKELALLLERIT
- a CDS encoding acyltransferase, with product MLKNIILKIKRRENSFYASLYKIANFLLNFNIPSISLVHLPLYYLDSFTKSTIRWFINVFWSVPLFRARCETVGRDLRLLNGIPYVIGNHLKIYIGDNVRIGRTTFGASKVFDSPVLKVGNNTYIGYGVTISVAKEVIIGDNCMIASCIIMDSDDHPISPEKRLLGMPVDKVDVKPVRIGNNVWIGNGSMVLKGVTIGDNSIIAAHSVVTKDVMENCVYAGNPAVLKKKDINKEEQI
- a CDS encoding glycosyltransferase family 2 protein, whose product is MDNNKISIIIPYFQKESGILKKSVLSVLRQKGVNNYEIIVIDDDSPVPAKKDLGSLLADNKSIIKIIEQKNTGPAGARNRGLNSVSKDTVYVAFLDSDDEWEVSHLKNAVCGLEKGYDFYFSNFQRHFSNYSRFQHPDTNLKFSANSHVNIDKEMNLYEFRGSFFDSLLQNNFIGTPTVVYRYENYSNFRFREEFFNGEDLIFWLDFSKLNVKVVFSTNIEVFCGEGINICAGAGWGTSNALKFAQNQIKKNKYILNGFTLNIDQRTLIRGRLKEGRDSFLKVLLHEIANSHKIDFNTLLIQLKIDFGTFVLFLPNLLRIIYNKYVN